In the genome of Bradyrhizobium sp. CIAT3101, one region contains:
- the pabB gene encoding aminodeoxychorismate synthase component I: MHVQELQWIAPVTAMRRLARRPHLTFLDSAASHGILGRYSYLTCDPFGTYMVADGRASWNGEGVERDPWDVLRTLLANYPQERRPDLPPFQGGAAGYFSYDLNRTLERLPVPAASEHRSPQSILHFYDVVISYDHQENRCWIVSTGWPEQDPTRRAARARHRANEFAALLAASDPAQNDTYGAVGPWHSNFSREGYIAAVHRVIDLIQAGDVFQVNIAQRFSARLPTSFDPVAFYCQLRSLNPAPFAALLRYGTLAIASSSPERFLKLDGRGVETRPIKGTCARSTDPKEDKRRAQLLVASDKDRAENIMIVDLLRSDLSRVCTSHSVDVTALCNLESYASVHHLVSVVTGELKSSQDAVALLRACFPGGSITGAPKVRSMEIITEIERVAREVYCGAIGFIAFNGHMDTNIAIRTVTIDGGLAVFHAGGGVTAMSDPAAEYEETIVKAQRMFDAFATNYFGDS; encoded by the coding sequence ATGCATGTCCAGGAACTGCAATGGATTGCCCCTGTCACGGCCATGCGGCGCCTCGCCCGCCGCCCCCATCTTACATTTCTTGACAGCGCAGCAAGCCACGGGATCCTTGGACGTTACTCTTATCTGACCTGCGATCCGTTCGGCACCTATATGGTTGCGGACGGACGGGCAAGTTGGAACGGAGAGGGTGTTGAGCGTGATCCATGGGACGTCCTTCGCACCCTGCTTGCTAACTATCCGCAAGAGCGTCGCCCTGATCTGCCGCCATTTCAAGGCGGTGCGGCCGGATACTTTAGCTACGACCTGAACAGGACGTTGGAGCGATTGCCAGTTCCGGCAGCCTCCGAACACCGCTCGCCTCAATCCATTCTGCATTTTTATGACGTGGTCATCAGCTACGATCACCAGGAGAACAGATGCTGGATCGTCTCTACAGGGTGGCCGGAGCAGGATCCCACGCGCCGAGCCGCCCGTGCGCGCCATCGAGCCAATGAGTTCGCAGCTCTTCTTGCCGCCTCAGATCCGGCGCAGAATGACACCTATGGCGCGGTCGGACCATGGCACTCGAACTTTAGCCGCGAGGGCTACATTGCGGCGGTACATCGCGTGATCGACCTGATTCAGGCCGGAGACGTCTTTCAAGTCAACATTGCGCAGCGTTTTAGCGCGCGCCTACCGACCTCATTTGATCCCGTTGCCTTCTACTGCCAATTGCGGTCATTGAACCCGGCACCGTTTGCAGCGCTCTTGCGCTACGGCACTCTCGCTATTGCATCAAGCTCGCCGGAGCGTTTCCTGAAGCTCGACGGACGAGGGGTCGAAACGCGCCCCATCAAAGGCACGTGCGCGCGCTCTACTGATCCCAAGGAAGATAAGCGTCGGGCTCAACTCCTGGTCGCTTCAGACAAAGATCGTGCCGAGAACATCATGATCGTCGATCTTCTGCGGAGCGATCTGTCACGTGTATGCACTTCGCATTCAGTTGACGTTACGGCGCTGTGCAATCTCGAATCCTACGCCTCGGTGCACCACCTCGTGTCGGTCGTTACGGGTGAACTCAAAAGCAGCCAAGATGCGGTGGCCCTTCTTCGCGCCTGCTTTCCGGGCGGCTCCATCACCGGAGCGCCGAAGGTGAGATCGATGGAAATTATTACTGAAATCGAACGGGTGGCACGTGAAGTCTATTGCGGGGCGATCGGCTTCATCGCCTTCAACGGCCACATGGATACGAATATTGCAATCCGCACTGTCACGATCGATGGCGGCTTGGCTGTGTTTCACGCAGGCGGCGGGGTGACGGCGATGTCGGATCCAGCGGCCGAATACGAGGAGACAATCGTAAAGGCACAGCGCATGTTTGACGCATTTGCGACAAATTATTTCGGTGATTCTTGA
- a CDS encoding aminodeoxychorismate/anthranilate synthase component II, producing the protein MIVIIDNYDSFVFNIARHFRRLRESTEVVRNDVIGVDDIARLKPRAVVISPGPCSPSEAGISTSIVRELSGRVPIFGICLGHQCIGSVFGAQVARARRPMHGRSSYVTHGGAGLFEGLPSPLRVGRYHSLIVEIDQSHASHLMVTARSDEGEIMAIAHRDQPTFGVQFHPESILTPQGDALLKNFLRLAKSFRA; encoded by the coding sequence TTGATCGTCATCATCGACAACTACGATTCCTTCGTCTTCAACATTGCCCGCCACTTCCGCAGGCTCCGTGAATCAACGGAAGTGGTTCGCAATGACGTGATCGGCGTCGATGATATTGCCCGTCTCAAGCCACGCGCCGTGGTCATATCCCCCGGCCCCTGCTCCCCATCAGAGGCGGGAATATCTACCTCGATCGTTCGCGAACTTTCAGGCCGTGTCCCGATCTTCGGCATTTGCCTTGGGCACCAGTGCATCGGGAGTGTGTTCGGCGCACAGGTGGCACGTGCACGTCGCCCCATGCACGGCCGGTCCTCTTACGTCACGCATGGCGGCGCAGGGCTATTCGAAGGACTGCCTTCTCCTCTCCGCGTGGGGCGCTACCATTCTCTTATTGTTGAGATCGATCAGTCACACGCCTCACACCTCATGGTAACGGCACGCTCGGACGAGGGCGAGATCATGGCCATTGCGCATCGCGATCAACCGACCTTTGGCGTCCAGTTCCATCCCGAATCGATACTGACCCCACAAGGGGATGCTCTGCTGAAGAACTTTTTGCGACTAGCAAAGAGCTTTCGAGCCTGA